The Candidatus Schekmanbacteria bacterium DNA segment TTAAGCTTAGCTTTGCCAGTATTCTATCCTATGTACATCGTGACCTCCCTTTGATCAATGGTCTGCAAAGAATCCTAAGCTCACTAAACAGCAACCTCAAATTCTGATAAGTCACGTGCATAATCAAGGCATGCAATAATCTGTTCCTTTATCAGGTCTGGAAACTCCGCTATAATCTCTTCGACAGTATTTCCTGACGCTAAATATCCAAGGATAAGA contains these protein-coding regions:
- a CDS encoding DUF433 domain-containing protein — encoded protein: MVSPRNRKVSLILGYLASGNTVEEIIAEFPDLIKEQIIACLDYARDLSEFEVAV